GCCTCCAGCCGGCGGCCGGTGGCCAGCGACCGGATCTGCGCGGCGGTGCCGTCGGCGACCACCTTGCCGGAGCGCAGCAGCACGATCCGGTCGGCGAACTCGTCGGCCTCCTCCAGATAATGGGTCGCGAAGAGCACGGTCCGGCCGCTGCCGGTGAGCCGCCGCATCGAGGCCCAGAAGTCACGCCGCGTCTGCACGTCCATCGCCGCGGTCGGCTCGTCGAGCACCAGCAGCTCCGGGTCGGAGACGATAGCCAGCGCGAACCGTACGCGCTGCTTCTGGCCGCCGGACAGCTTGGACGTGCGGCGTTTGGCCAGGTCGGCGATGCCGGCGCGGTCGAGCGCGGCGGCCACCGGCAGCGGCCGGCGGTGAAAGCTGCCATAGAGGCCGACCAGCTCGCGTACGGTCACGTCGTCGGCGAGCTGCGAGTTTTGCAACATCGCGCCGACCATGCCGGCGTCGGCGGCCTGCCGCACGGACCGGCCGAACAGCGTGATCGAGCCGGCGTCCGGCCTGGTCAGGCCGAGCATCATGTCGACGGTGGTGGACTTGCCGGCGCCGTTGGGGCCGAGCAGCGCGACGACCTCGCCGGCCGGCAGCGACAGGTCGAGCCCGTCGACGGCGGTGACGCCGCGATATCGCTTGGTGAGCCCGGTGAGCCGGACGGCTGGTGCGACCGTCTCACGGACCTCGGTGGTGATTGCCATGCCTTGAGACTGCCGGCCGGCACCGACAGTTTCGCAGAGCAGGCATCATGGCCGGGCCATGACGGATGTCAGGGTCTGGCCAATGACCGTACGAGCTGGCCGAGCTGCTCGGCGTACCACTCCACGGACTCGGTCGAGAGCGGCTCGTCGATCCCCATCGCCTCGGCGATCGGCGGAAACAGCGCCGGTGCGGCGGCGGCCGCGAAGAACGCCAGCGCGATCGCACGCGGGTCGACGTCGGCCGGCAGCTCACCGGTCTGCTGCCGTTTGCGCAGGTCTTCGACGTGGTTGCGCATCCACGTCGTACGCATCTCGGTCGCCTTCGGCTCACCGCCCGTGCCGTAGTCGCCGATCGACTCCCACACGAGCAGCCGGATCGACGACGCGTTGCCGGCGCCGCCTTTGGCGAAATTGGTCACGACGTCCGCGATGGGGGCGCGCTCTGGGTAGAGCGTGCGCGCGACCGCCCACCAGGTTTCGTTGACCGCCTCCCACAGGCCCTGTTTTCCGCCGAAGTAATAGGAAATCAGCTGCTTGTTGACGCCGGCGCGGTCGGCGATCCGGCTCACTCTGGCGCCGGCGAAGCCGTTGGCGGAGAACTCGGCGACCGCGGCCTGCAGGATCAGCCGCCGGCTCCGCTCGGCGTCCCGCTGCCGTGCCTCGCCGGTCGGACTGCGGCGGCTTTCGCTACTCACAGGTCAACCCTAGCCGATCGACAGTTAATTTGACAGATGGTTGACTAACTCATCCCCACAGGTGATACTGACGTCATCACACGAAAGGATTTCAGTCATGGCAACGAATAGTCCCCGCATCATCATCGCCGGCGCCGGGATCGGCGGCCTCGCCCTCGCGCACGCACTGCGCCGCGAAGGCATGGACGTCGTCGTCTACGAACGCGACGAGGTTGTGCGTACGGCCGGCGTCGCGGGCGGCTCCGCTCGCGCACGCAACCAGGGTTACCGCATCCACATCGACATGAACGGCAACGCCGCGCTGGAGGCCTGCCTGCCGCCGGAGGTCTTCGAACTGGCCCGCCGGACCAGCGCCGGCAGCCGCTACAACTC
The nucleotide sequence above comes from Fodinicola acaciae. Encoded proteins:
- a CDS encoding TetR/AcrR family transcriptional regulator, coding for MSSESRRSPTGEARQRDAERSRRLILQAAVAEFSANGFAGARVSRIADRAGVNKQLISYYFGGKQGLWEAVNETWWAVARTLYPERAPIADVVTNFAKGGAGNASSIRLLVWESIGDYGTGGEPKATEMRTTWMRNHVEDLRKRQQTGELPADVDPRAIALAFFAAAAAPALFPPIAEAMGIDEPLSTESVEWYAEQLGQLVRSLARP
- a CDS encoding ABC transporter ATP-binding protein; the encoded protein is MAITTEVRETVAPAVRLTGLTKRYRGVTAVDGLDLSLPAGEVVALLGPNGAGKSTTVDMMLGLTRPDAGSITLFGRSVRQAADAGMVGAMLQNSQLADDVTVRELVGLYGSFHRRPLPVAAALDRAGIADLAKRRTSKLSGGQKQRVRFALAIVSDPELLVLDEPTAAMDVQTRRDFWASMRRLTGSGRTVLFATHYLEEADEFADRIVLLRSGKVVADGTAAQIRSLATGRRLEARLPGATPARLAALPGVEEATVAGDRVTLRCSDSDAALRALLPAFPEATDIEIRSLGLEEAFLTLTAEETT